A genomic window from Tolypothrix sp. PCC 7910 includes:
- a CDS encoding response regulator transcription factor, giving the protein MPHVLLVDDEAALRDSLTYTLEKEGYTVSTAVDGHNAIKQFHKQVPDIILLDLMLPEVDGMEVCWRIRAFSNVPIVMLTAKDQDVDKVWGLEAGADDYVTKPFNTRELLARIKAVLRRRLEEQP; this is encoded by the coding sequence ATGCCACACGTCTTACTCGTGGATGATGAAGCAGCCCTGCGTGACAGTCTCACATATACACTAGAAAAAGAAGGCTACACAGTAAGTACAGCCGTCGATGGGCATAATGCAATCAAACAGTTTCACAAGCAAGTACCAGATATAATTTTGCTAGATTTGATGTTACCAGAAGTGGATGGCATGGAAGTTTGTTGGCGAATTCGAGCCTTTTCTAATGTCCCTATCGTTATGCTTACAGCTAAAGATCAGGATGTAGATAAAGTTTGGGGACTAGAAGCAGGAGCAGACGATTATGTAACTAAGCCATTCAATACTCGTGAACTGTTAGCACGCATTAAAGCAGTGTTGCGTCGTCGTTTAGAGGAGCAGCCTTGA
- a CDS encoding ATP-binding protein — MKGFLERIKLNTIHAKLLGTYLMLTAFGTSLLAGYILWSFADYFMRMRQVDLDNWTSALSESVADGLAEKDIPRVQLLVKRYGAPQNVTLRVFTPQGILIATSDPKLDSRVKDWYAVPGMRAALQNRVQQGIAKGVLSKQDRLYIARPIERNGQFLGVLRMSITLEQFQRQFARVIWSVLGTLAITILLCALISSRFARSLSKPIEIMQNFAIRLGSGHFGDKLTIHENNELDQLAAELNRMSERLASLHQERRVFLANVSHELRTPISNVQVTVDALKSGAYEEPEIRDRFFQTIDSEIKRLARLIHDLLDLGRLEAGVTQLEQQSISLQGLINRAVNAIEPRMQTVKIALQVNVDPLTIQGDPERLLQAILNLLDNAIKHSPANSQVLISGYSRGKQAIIQIQDQGKGIKEGDLPRIFEQFYTTDPSRKSSGNGLGLAITKRIIEAHQGSITATSLLNQGATFIISLPLKS, encoded by the coding sequence ATGAAAGGCTTTTTAGAGCGAATTAAATTAAACACAATTCATGCGAAGCTGTTAGGCACATATTTAATGTTGACAGCTTTTGGAACATCGCTGTTAGCAGGTTATATTCTGTGGTCGTTCGCTGATTATTTTATGCGAATGCGACAAGTAGATTTGGATAACTGGACGAGTGCATTGAGTGAAAGTGTTGCAGATGGACTCGCAGAAAAAGATATTCCCAGGGTACAGTTGCTAGTAAAAAGGTATGGCGCACCGCAAAATGTGACGCTGCGAGTTTTTACTCCACAAGGTATCCTGATAGCAACTTCTGACCCCAAACTAGACAGCCGAGTGAAAGACTGGTATGCAGTTCCAGGAATGCGCGCAGCTCTACAAAATCGCGTACAACAAGGAATTGCTAAAGGAGTTTTATCAAAGCAAGACCGCCTCTACATTGCTAGACCAATTGAACGCAACGGTCAATTTTTGGGTGTGTTGCGAATGTCGATTACTCTCGAGCAGTTTCAGCGCCAGTTTGCTAGGGTGATTTGGAGCGTTTTGGGCACGTTAGCAATCACAATTTTACTGTGTGCATTAATTAGCAGTCGCTTTGCACGTAGTCTCTCGAAGCCGATTGAGATTATGCAGAACTTTGCCATTCGCTTGGGTAGCGGTCATTTTGGCGATAAGCTAACGATCCATGAAAACAATGAGTTGGATCAATTAGCCGCAGAACTCAACCGGATGAGTGAAAGATTAGCTTCCCTACATCAAGAACGCCGAGTATTTTTAGCTAATGTTTCTCACGAACTGCGTACTCCCATCAGTAACGTTCAGGTAACAGTGGACGCACTTAAAAGTGGAGCTTATGAAGAACCAGAAATACGCGATCGCTTTTTTCAAACTATCGACAGCGAAATCAAACGTTTGGCACGATTAATTCATGACCTCCTCGATTTAGGACGTTTAGAAGCGGGAGTCACGCAACTAGAACAGCAAAGCATTTCACTGCAAGGATTGATTAACCGTGCTGTGAACGCAATCGAACCGCGAATGCAAACTGTGAAAATTGCTCTACAAGTGAATGTAGATCCCCTCACGATTCAAGGCGATCCCGAACGGCTATTACAGGCGATTCTCAATTTGTTAGATAATGCAATCAAACATTCACCAGCTAACTCGCAAGTTTTGATTTCTGGCTATAGCAGAGGAAAACAAGCAATTATTCAAATTCAAGACCAAGGGAAGGGTATCAAGGAAGGCGATTTACCTCGGATTTTTGAGCAATTTTATACCACAGACCCCTCACGTAAAAGTAGTGGTAACGGTTTAGGGTTAGCCATCACTAAACGAATTATTGAAGCTCATCAAGGTAGTATTACAGCTACTAGCCTTCTCAATCAAGGCGCTACTTTCATAATTTCTTTACCACTGAAATCCTAA
- a CDS encoding ATP-binding protein, translating into MTQLLNVQTLENALNHLAKVIQWRMDYHFSNNEPVKAPMPNLPDEWLSNETPLTSFIRKHKLDTAEQLTLLMAIAPHLQPDFFDRLITANLPQAGDYPQIGGWRGKAHRGFLPTGETVLFMLGGDRFAERLRLQQMFSEEHPFARDRVIYLDSPAEGEPVMSGKLVMLQDYVELFTQGRFSRPHFSINFPAQRITTEMEWEDLVLNAQTLQQIHELEAWITHSRTILYDWNMKKKLKLGYRALFYGPPGTGKTLTASLLGKYTGKDVYKIDISMVVSKFIGETEKNLANLFARAESKDWILFFDEADALFGKRTNVRDAHDKYANQEVSYLLQRIENYDGLVILSSNLKSNIDEAFIRRFQSIIQFPMPNAKERSQLWQMAFPSQIKLAESVDLPKLSAAYELTGSDILNIVQHCCLQALQRGDAVIHHEDILDAIKRELNKAGKIM; encoded by the coding sequence ATGACGCAGTTGCTTAATGTTCAAACCCTAGAAAATGCGCTTAATCACCTGGCTAAGGTAATCCAGTGGCGCATGGACTACCACTTCAGCAATAATGAGCCAGTAAAAGCACCAATGCCGAATTTGCCAGATGAATGGCTGAGTAACGAAACGCCCCTAACAAGCTTTATTCGCAAACACAAATTAGATACCGCGGAGCAATTGACCTTACTTATGGCGATCGCACCGCATTTGCAACCCGATTTTTTTGATCGGCTGATTACAGCTAACTTACCCCAAGCCGGGGATTATCCTCAAATTGGTGGCTGGCGGGGTAAGGCCCATCGGGGTTTTTTACCTACAGGTGAAACAGTACTGTTCATGCTGGGAGGCGATCGCTTTGCGGAACGGCTGCGTCTGCAGCAAATGTTCAGCGAAGAGCATCCCTTTGCGCGCGATCGCGTTATCTATCTCGATTCACCTGCTGAGGGTGAACCTGTAATGAGCGGTAAGCTAGTGATGCTTCAAGACTACGTAGAATTATTCACCCAAGGGCGCTTTTCTCGCCCCCATTTCAGTATTAACTTTCCGGCTCAACGCATCACCACAGAAATGGAATGGGAAGATTTAGTTCTAAATGCTCAAACCTTACAACAGATTCATGAGCTAGAAGCTTGGATTACTCATAGCCGAACCATTCTTTATGATTGGAACATGAAAAAGAAGCTCAAACTTGGCTACCGAGCGCTTTTTTATGGCCCCCCAGGTACAGGTAAAACCCTAACAGCCAGTCTTTTAGGAAAATACACAGGTAAAGATGTCTACAAGATAGACATTTCTATGGTGGTATCAAAATTTATTGGGGAAACAGAAAAGAACCTAGCTAACCTCTTCGCGCGCGCTGAAAGTAAAGATTGGATTTTGTTTTTTGATGAAGCTGATGCGCTATTTGGTAAACGTACTAATGTCCGTGATGCCCATGATAAATATGCTAACCAAGAAGTTAGTTACTTACTGCAACGGATAGAAAACTACGATGGGTTAGTTATATTGTCTTCCAACTTAAAAAGCAATATTGACGAAGCTTTTATCCGCCGCTTTCAATCAATTATTCAATTTCCTATGCCCAATGCAAAAGAGCGATCGCAACTTTGGCAAATGGCTTTCCCATCCCAAATTAAGCTAGCTGAATCTGTAGATTTACCAAAGCTTTCAGCTGCTTACGAATTAACTGGCTCTGATATCTTGAATATAGTGCAGCATTGCTGTCTACAAGCACTCCAGCGAGGCGATGCAGTCATTCATCATGAGGATATACTTGACGCTATCAAGCGCGAATTAAACAAAGCTGGCAAAATTATGTGA